In Paeniglutamicibacter kerguelensis, one genomic interval encodes:
- the recO gene encoding DNA repair protein RecO gives MSRTGFAAKSYRTRGIILRTQKLGEADRIITLLSPERGVIRAAAKGVRRTSSKMGATLEPFMEVDAQIVEGKSLHTIIQAQLRNPYGHALVADYAAYTAAHAMVETAERLTDSEAESIAPQYRLLHGAIAALARGGHEPGTVLDSYLLRALATAGWAPSFTHCVRCGAVGPHQAINIPLGGVVCHDCRPAGSLSPSPQTVELLAALLAGDWETVDASDIASRTQAGNIVTSYLQWHLERVVKSLKLVERR, from the coding sequence GTGTCACGAACAGGTTTTGCAGCAAAGAGCTACCGCACGCGCGGGATCATCTTGCGCACCCAGAAACTGGGGGAGGCCGACCGCATCATCACCCTGCTCAGCCCCGAGCGCGGCGTGATCCGCGCCGCCGCCAAGGGCGTGCGCCGCACCAGCTCCAAGATGGGTGCGACGCTCGAGCCCTTCATGGAGGTCGACGCCCAGATCGTCGAGGGCAAGTCGCTACACACCATCATCCAGGCGCAGCTGCGCAACCCCTACGGCCATGCGCTGGTTGCCGACTACGCCGCCTACACCGCCGCCCACGCCATGGTGGAGACGGCCGAGCGGCTCACCGACTCGGAGGCCGAGTCCATTGCCCCTCAGTACCGGCTGCTGCACGGCGCCATCGCGGCGTTGGCCCGCGGCGGCCACGAGCCCGGCACCGTGCTTGACTCCTACCTGTTGCGGGCCCTGGCCACGGCGGGCTGGGCGCCGAGCTTCACCCACTGCGTGCGGTGCGGCGCCGTCGGCCCGCACCAGGCCATCAACATCCCGCTGGGCGGGGTGGTCTGCCACGATTGCCGTCCCGCCGGATCGCTTTCCCCCTCGCCGCAGACCGTCGAGTTGCTGGCGGCCCTGCTGGCCGGGGACTGGGAGACCGTGGATGCCAGCGACATCGCATCGCGCACCCAGGCCGGCAACATCGTGACGAGCTACCTGCAGTGGCACCTTGAACGTGTAGTCAAATCCCTCAAGCTCGTGGAGAGAAGATGA
- a CDS encoding isoprenyl transferase gives MRKPTKITGNPGRSHPAPHPAGFTVPQIPAEFVPQHVAIVMDGNGRWANQRGLPRTEGHRAGEAALLDVMAGAIEMGVKYVSVYAFSTENWKRSPEEVRFLMGFSRDVLRRQRDTLNGWGVKIRWAGREPRLWKTVVNELKAAEELTAGNETCQLTMCVNYGGRAEIADAVQAIAAEVQAGRLKPSQVSEKTVARYLDEPELPDVDLFLRTSGEQRTSNFMLWQSAYAEMVFIDELWPDVNRSTLWSAVQEYASRDRRYGGAVDKPEAGA, from the coding sequence ATGAGAAAACCCACCAAGATCACCGGGAATCCCGGACGCAGCCACCCGGCACCCCACCCGGCGGGTTTCACCGTGCCGCAAATCCCCGCCGAATTCGTGCCGCAACACGTGGCGATCGTGATGGACGGCAACGGCCGCTGGGCCAACCAGCGCGGGCTGCCGCGCACCGAGGGACACCGCGCGGGGGAGGCTGCGCTGTTGGACGTGATGGCGGGCGCGATCGAGATGGGCGTCAAGTACGTTTCCGTCTACGCGTTTTCCACCGAAAACTGGAAGCGCAGCCCGGAGGAGGTGCGCTTCCTCATGGGATTCTCCCGCGACGTGCTACGCCGCCAGCGCGACACCCTGAACGGGTGGGGCGTGAAGATCCGCTGGGCCGGGCGCGAACCGCGGCTGTGGAAGACCGTGGTCAACGAGCTCAAGGCCGCCGAGGAGCTGACCGCCGGCAACGAAACCTGCCAGCTGACCATGTGCGTGAACTACGGCGGCCGGGCCGAGATCGCCGACGCCGTGCAGGCCATTGCCGCCGAGGTCCAGGCCGGGCGCCTGAAGCCGTCGCAGGTCAGCGAGAAGACCGTGGCCAGGTACCTGGACGAACCGGAGTTGCCGGACGTCGACCTGTTCCTGCGCACCAGCGGGGAACAGCGCACCTCGAACTTCATGTTGTGGCAGTCGGCGTACGCGGAAATGGTGTTCATCGACGAACTCTGGCCCGACGTGAACCGATCGACCCTGTGGTCGGCCGTGCAGGAATACGCAAGCCGCGACCGCCGCTACGGGGGAGCCGTGGACAAGCCCGAGGCCGGCGCATAG
- a CDS encoding HesB/IscA family protein encodes MTAAPNETTADATELPTHEVKLSDVAADKVRSLLEQEGRTDLRLRVAVQPGGCSGLIYQLYFDERLLEGDAVNEYDGVEVVVDKMSVPYLAGASIDFEDTIAKQGFTIDNPSAGGSCACGDSFH; translated from the coding sequence ATGACAGCTGCACCCAACGAAACCACCGCCGATGCTACGGAACTGCCGACCCACGAGGTCAAGCTCTCCGATGTCGCTGCAGACAAGGTCCGTTCACTGCTTGAACAGGAAGGCCGCACCGATCTCCGGTTGCGCGTCGCCGTTCAGCCAGGGGGATGCTCGGGCCTGATCTACCAGCTCTACTTCGACGAGCGTCTGCTCGAGGGCGACGCGGTCAACGAGTACGACGGCGTTGAGGTTGTCGTGGACAAGATGAGCGTCCCGTACTTGGCCGGTGCTTCGATTGACTTCGAAGACACCATCGCCAAGCAGGGCTTCACCATCGACAACCCAAGTGCCGGCGGCTCTTGCGCCTGTGGAGATTCTTTCCACTAA
- a CDS encoding alpha/beta hydrolase, with the protein MSHASSQTSGFPAAPDYDPTATWPDYCETTLRGQWLPDILGAGFSYTTLPMGTDEEGELCATLVRYQPQEHPRHLTEPTGWLRKISAQLAPLREDIRRFRAERNAAKAVRNGFVLAIHGWSDYFYNAELAGYWASRGYSFYALDLRRYGRSMRAHHQNPGFTSNLEEYDADLAAALAAIRELEGQEMPGICVAHSTGGLIASLWVNRNPEAFSALILNSPWLETQGSYLVRYATQGVFEPIARVRPRAKLHLPEFDHYWRSLSRLSHGSWDLHPVWRPPVSFPTTAGWITAILAGHREVSRGLAVKIPILVLTSRSAHLGTSFDESMLHSDSVIEVQVVRERSLGLGSEVTNAIIDGSMHDVFTSLPVPRAAAYAAIDRWAAGYLPTRTTTG; encoded by the coding sequence ATGTCGCACGCGTCTTCACAAACGTCCGGGTTCCCCGCAGCGCCGGACTACGACCCTACCGCCACCTGGCCCGACTACTGCGAAACGACGCTTCGCGGCCAGTGGCTCCCCGATATCCTGGGCGCGGGGTTTTCCTATACGACCCTGCCCATGGGAACCGACGAAGAGGGTGAACTCTGCGCCACGCTCGTTCGCTACCAACCCCAGGAACATCCCCGGCACCTGACCGAGCCCACAGGGTGGCTGCGCAAGATCTCCGCCCAGCTGGCCCCGCTGCGCGAAGATATCAGGCGCTTCCGCGCCGAACGGAATGCCGCGAAAGCCGTACGCAACGGTTTTGTCCTTGCCATCCACGGGTGGAGCGACTACTTCTACAACGCGGAGCTTGCCGGGTACTGGGCCTCGCGAGGATATTCCTTCTACGCGCTGGACCTTCGCCGCTACGGACGCAGCATGAGGGCCCACCACCAAAACCCCGGGTTCACCAGCAACCTCGAGGAATACGATGCCGACCTTGCCGCCGCGCTTGCCGCCATCCGCGAGCTGGAGGGCCAAGAGATGCCGGGCATCTGCGTCGCCCACTCCACCGGCGGGCTCATCGCCAGCCTGTGGGTCAACCGCAACCCGGAAGCGTTTTCCGCGCTGATCCTCAACAGCCCGTGGCTGGAAACGCAGGGCAGCTATCTGGTGCGGTACGCGACCCAAGGCGTCTTTGAACCGATCGCCAGGGTCAGGCCGCGCGCCAAGTTGCACCTGCCCGAGTTCGACCACTACTGGCGGTCGCTCAGCCGGCTGTCCCACGGCTCCTGGGACCTGCATCCCGTGTGGAGGCCGCCTGTTTCCTTCCCCACCACGGCCGGGTGGATCACGGCGATCCTGGCCGGGCACAGGGAAGTCTCCCGAGGGCTGGCCGTGAAGATCCCCATCTTGGTTCTGACCTCGCGTTCAGCACACCTCGGCACGAGCTTCGATGAATCGATGTTGCACAGCGACTCGGTCATCGAGGTGCAGGTGGTGCGCGAACGCAGCCTGGGCCTGGGATCGGAGGTCACCAACGCCATCATCGACGGATCGATGCACGATGTGTTTACCTCGTTGCCGGTCCCGCGAGCGGCGGCCTACGCGGCGATCGACCGTTGGGCCGCGGGATACCTGCCGACGCGAACGACCACAGGATAG
- the coxB gene encoding cytochrome c oxidase subunit II encodes MSSQDRTSSRRKGRAKVLALAGAGALLLTGCSAEAQRGWLPNVERDTTNHTGMIQDLWVNSWIAALVIGILTWGLMLWCIIAYRRRKGDTGYPRQLSYNLPIEIFYTAVPLVLVLTFFTFSDQTEKTLNTKVDSELVVDVRAKQWAWDYNYTYKGVEKYDATVQAHLTGEPGVEETLPTLYLPVGKSVTLELNSRDVIHSFWVPAFLQKLDMIPGKTNYIYLTPQVEGQFDGKCAELCGEYHSEMLFNVKVVSEAEFEAQLATMKDGHLGVEYDRQPGLVNQAPNETAAEGE; translated from the coding sequence GTGAGTTCGCAAGACCGAACCAGCAGCCGCCGCAAAGGCAGAGCCAAAGTCTTGGCTCTTGCTGGCGCTGGCGCGTTGTTGTTGACGGGATGTTCAGCGGAAGCCCAGCGAGGTTGGCTCCCAAACGTCGAACGTGACACTACCAACCACACCGGTATGATCCAGGATCTCTGGGTCAACTCGTGGATTGCAGCGCTTGTCATCGGCATTTTAACGTGGGGCCTGATGCTTTGGTGCATCATCGCTTACCGCCGTCGCAAGGGCGATACTGGCTACCCGCGCCAGCTTAGCTACAACTTGCCAATCGAAATTTTCTACACGGCCGTGCCGTTGGTTCTGGTCCTGACGTTCTTCACGTTCTCAGACCAGACCGAAAAGACCCTGAATACCAAGGTCGACTCCGAGCTCGTAGTGGATGTCCGTGCCAAGCAGTGGGCATGGGACTACAACTACACCTACAAGGGCGTAGAGAAGTACGACGCAACAGTCCAGGCTCACCTCACCGGTGAACCGGGCGTTGAAGAGACTCTGCCGACCCTGTACCTGCCGGTTGGAAAGAGCGTCACGCTCGAGCTGAACAGCCGTGACGTCATCCACTCGTTCTGGGTCCCTGCATTCCTGCAGAAGCTGGACATGATTCCGGGAAAGACCAACTACATCTACCTCACCCCGCAGGTTGAGGGTCAGTTTGACGGCAAGTGCGCAGAACTTTGTGGCGAATACCACTCGGAGATGCTGTTCAACGTCAAGGTGGTTTCCGAGGCCGAATTCGAGGCACAGCTGGCCACCATGAAGGATGGCCACTTGGGCGTAGAGTACGATCGCCAGCCGGGCCTGGTCAACCAGGCTCCCAACGAAACCGCCGCGGAAGGGGAGTAA
- the leuA gene encoding 2-isopropylmalate synthase: protein MQNMQKTSGMPIHKYVPFQDQINISLPDRTWPDKYITQAPRWCAVDLRDGNQALIDPMSPERKHKMFDLLVKMGFKEIEVGFPSASQTDFDFVRQLIERGIPDDVTIQVLTQAREHLIERTYEALEGAKQAIVHLYNSTSVLQRRVVFNQDQDGIMDIALTGARLCKKYEEQLVGTKITYEYSPESFTGTELEFAKRISDAVAEVLEASPENKMILNLPATVEMATPNVYADSIEWMHRNLANRDSIVLSLHPHNDRGTGVAAAELGYLAGADRIEGCLFGNGERTGNVDLVTLGMNLFGQGIDPQIDFSDMDEIRRTVEYCNQLPVPERSPYGGDLVFTAFSGSHQDAIKKGFESMEADAKAAGKTIDEIEWAVPYLPVDPKDIGRSYEAVIRVNSQSGKGGVAYLLKSEHSLDLPRRAQIEFSGVIQRKTDGEGGEISSAAIWNVFQDEYLPVTEGSDHEPWGRFKLGSATADTAEDGSFELTTTLIIDGTPHRRSATGNGPINALVNILSAEGVDVRVLDFTEHALSEGGNAAAAAYVECAVGERVLWGVGVDTNTTMSSLKAVVSAVNRAVRDSK, encoded by the coding sequence ATGCAAAACATGCAGAAGACCTCCGGAATGCCGATCCACAAGTACGTGCCGTTCCAGGACCAGATCAACATCTCCCTGCCGGACCGCACCTGGCCGGACAAGTACATCACCCAGGCCCCGCGCTGGTGCGCGGTAGACCTCCGTGACGGAAACCAGGCGCTGATCGACCCGATGAGCCCCGAGCGCAAGCACAAGATGTTCGACCTGCTGGTCAAGATGGGCTTCAAGGAAATCGAGGTCGGCTTCCCGTCCGCCTCGCAGACCGACTTCGACTTCGTGCGCCAGCTGATCGAACGCGGCATCCCCGACGACGTCACCATCCAGGTGCTCACCCAGGCCCGCGAACACCTGATCGAGCGCACCTACGAGGCACTCGAGGGCGCCAAGCAGGCCATCGTGCACCTGTACAACTCCACCTCCGTGCTGCAGCGCCGCGTGGTGTTCAACCAGGACCAGGACGGCATCATGGACATCGCCCTGACCGGTGCGCGCCTGTGCAAGAAGTACGAGGAGCAGCTGGTCGGCACCAAGATCACCTATGAATACTCCCCGGAGTCCTTCACCGGAACCGAGCTGGAGTTCGCCAAGCGCATCTCCGACGCCGTGGCCGAGGTTCTCGAGGCCAGCCCCGAGAACAAGATGATCCTGAACCTGCCGGCGACCGTGGAGATGGCGACGCCGAACGTGTACGCAGACTCGATCGAGTGGATGCACCGCAACCTGGCGAACCGCGACTCGATCGTGCTCTCCCTGCACCCGCACAACGACCGCGGAACCGGCGTCGCCGCCGCCGAGCTCGGCTACCTGGCCGGCGCCGACCGCATCGAGGGCTGCCTCTTCGGCAACGGCGAACGCACCGGCAACGTCGACCTGGTCACCCTGGGCATGAACCTGTTCGGCCAGGGCATCGACCCGCAGATCGACTTCTCCGACATGGACGAGATCCGCCGCACGGTCGAGTACTGCAACCAGCTTCCCGTCCCGGAACGCTCCCCGTACGGCGGAGACCTGGTCTTCACCGCCTTCTCCGGCTCCCACCAGGACGCCATCAAGAAGGGCTTCGAGTCCATGGAGGCCGACGCCAAGGCAGCCGGCAAGACCATCGACGAGATCGAGTGGGCCGTGCCGTACCTGCCGGTGGACCCGAAGGACATCGGCCGCTCCTACGAGGCCGTCATCCGCGTGAACTCGCAGTCCGGCAAGGGCGGCGTCGCCTACCTGCTCAAGAGCGAGCACTCGCTTGACCTGCCGCGCCGCGCTCAGATCGAATTCTCCGGCGTCATCCAGCGCAAGACCGACGGCGAGGGCGGGGAAATCTCCTCGGCCGCGATCTGGAACGTCTTCCAGGACGAGTACCTGCCGGTCACCGAGGGCTCCGACCACGAGCCGTGGGGCCGCTTCAAGCTCGGCTCCGCCACCGCCGACACCGCGGAGGACGGCAGCTTCGAGCTGACCACCACGCTGATCATCGACGGCACCCCGCACCGCCGCTCGGCCACCGGAAACGGCCCGATCAACGCGCTGGTCAACATCCTCTCCGCCGAGGGCGTGGACGTGCGCGTGCTGGACTTCACCGAGCACGCGCTTTCGGAGGGCGGCAACGCCGCTGCCGCGGCCTACGTCGAATGTGCCGTGGGTGAACGCGTGCTCTGGGGCGTCGGCGTCGACACCAACACCACCATGTCCTCGCTGAAGGCAGTGGTCTCCGCCGTGAACCGCGCGGTGCGCGACTCCAAGTAA
- a CDS encoding dipeptidase translates to MTTKNTADSASFGVDREALSTHIDNDFGRIVSELSNLVAIPGIAWESFDAAQLDRSAEAVAQLVREAGMEQVDILRVPTESGAIGGPAIVANRPARDGKPTILLYAHHDVQPPGDEALWKTKPFEATEVDGRLFGRGAADDKAGIMVHIAALRAVLAKVEEFGLGVTFFLEGEEEAGSPSFRRFLETHRDRLAADVIVVADSSNWKVGVPALTTSLRGMAGGVVEVRVLDHAVHSGMFGGPVLDAPTIAARLISTFHDAEGNVAIAGLVAHETAEVEYPEADFRTDSSVLDSVALAGSGKISDRLWNKPALSIIGMDIPSVAVSSNTLIPSTRFKLSLRLAPGQDPQEAVEAVRTHIMAQDLRGAQVSFESDEAGQAFSTDTSAPAAQASLWALGEAWGVPAVETGIGGSIPFISDLLEVFPQAQILVTGVEDPDSRAHSANESLHLGDFRHAILAEAMLLARLNNHGL, encoded by the coding sequence ATGACTACCAAGAACACCGCCGATTCGGCGTCATTCGGTGTGGATCGCGAAGCGCTGAGCACCCACATCGACAATGACTTCGGACGAATCGTTTCCGAACTAAGCAACCTTGTGGCAATCCCCGGCATCGCCTGGGAGTCGTTCGACGCCGCACAGCTGGACCGAAGCGCCGAGGCCGTGGCGCAGCTGGTGCGCGAAGCGGGGATGGAGCAGGTCGATATCCTGCGCGTGCCCACCGAGTCCGGCGCCATCGGCGGACCCGCCATCGTTGCCAACCGCCCCGCCCGCGACGGCAAGCCGACAATCCTGCTTTACGCACACCACGACGTGCAGCCTCCGGGGGACGAGGCACTCTGGAAAACCAAGCCCTTCGAGGCCACCGAGGTTGACGGACGCCTCTTCGGCCGCGGCGCAGCGGACGACAAGGCCGGCATCATGGTCCACATCGCGGCTCTGCGCGCGGTGTTGGCCAAGGTCGAGGAATTCGGCCTCGGCGTCACGTTCTTCCTCGAGGGCGAGGAAGAGGCCGGTTCCCCGAGCTTCCGCCGGTTCCTCGAGACCCACCGCGACCGCCTCGCCGCCGATGTGATCGTTGTTGCGGACTCGAGCAACTGGAAGGTCGGGGTCCCGGCGCTGACCACATCCCTGCGCGGAATGGCCGGGGGAGTGGTTGAGGTCCGCGTTTTGGACCATGCCGTGCACTCGGGCATGTTCGGGGGACCGGTCCTCGACGCCCCGACGATCGCCGCCCGCCTGATCTCCACCTTCCACGATGCCGAGGGCAACGTGGCAATCGCCGGACTTGTGGCCCACGAGACCGCGGAAGTGGAATACCCCGAAGCCGACTTCCGCACCGATTCCTCCGTCCTGGATTCGGTCGCCCTTGCCGGCAGCGGCAAGATCTCCGACCGTCTCTGGAACAAGCCGGCCCTCTCGATCATCGGGATGGACATCCCGTCCGTTGCGGTGTCCTCCAACACGCTAATCCCGTCGACGCGCTTCAAGCTGAGCCTGCGCCTGGCCCCGGGCCAGGACCCGCAAGAGGCCGTGGAAGCGGTCCGGACCCACATCATGGCCCAGGACCTGCGCGGTGCACAGGTCAGCTTCGAATCCGACGAGGCCGGTCAGGCATTCTCCACAGACACCTCGGCTCCGGCCGCGCAGGCAAGCCTCTGGGCCCTGGGCGAGGCATGGGGCGTCCCGGCCGTGGAAACCGGCATCGGCGGCTCCATCCCGTTCATCTCCGACCTGCTCGAGGTCTTCCCCCAGGCGCAGATCCTTGTCACCGGCGTCGAGGATCCCGATTCGCGGGCACACTCGGCCAACGAGTCGCTACATTTGGGTGACTTCCGTCATGCAATTTTGGCTGAGGCGATGCTCTTGGCACGCTTGAACAACCACGGGCTCTAA
- the era gene encoding GTPase Era — MSRNTKTPAMMPDGGWPKDFRSGFTSFVGRPNAGKSTLTNALVGQKVAITSSKPQTTRHTIRGIVHREDAQLILVDTPGLHRPRTLLGQRLNDLVADTLSEVDAIGFCLPANEKIGPGDRFIATQLAQLQKKPIVAIVTKADTVDKAALMQQLLAVAQLGVETLGEGGWAAVVPVSATKDFQVKEVADVLAAQMPLSPPLYPDGELTDEPEAKMVSELIREAALEGVRDELPHSLAVVVEEMVPREGRPEDNPLLDVRVNLYVERSSQKAIIIGKGGARLRDVGTRSRKGIEALLGTKVYLDLHVKIAKEWQRDPKQLGKLGF, encoded by the coding sequence ATGAGCCGGAACACCAAGACCCCCGCAATGATGCCCGATGGCGGCTGGCCGAAGGACTTCCGCTCCGGCTTCACCTCCTTCGTCGGCCGCCCCAACGCGGGCAAGTCCACGCTGACCAACGCCCTGGTCGGCCAGAAGGTGGCAATCACCTCGTCGAAGCCGCAGACCACCCGCCACACCATCCGCGGCATCGTGCACCGCGAGGACGCGCAGCTGATCCTCGTTGACACCCCGGGCCTGCACCGCCCGCGCACACTGCTGGGCCAGCGCCTGAACGACCTGGTCGCGGACACGCTCTCCGAGGTGGACGCCATCGGCTTCTGCCTGCCGGCCAACGAGAAGATCGGCCCGGGCGACCGCTTCATCGCCACCCAGCTGGCGCAGCTGCAGAAGAAGCCGATCGTCGCGATCGTCACCAAGGCGGACACCGTGGACAAGGCGGCGCTCATGCAGCAGCTGTTGGCCGTGGCGCAGCTGGGCGTCGAAACCCTCGGCGAGGGCGGCTGGGCCGCCGTGGTGCCGGTCTCGGCCACCAAGGACTTCCAGGTCAAGGAGGTCGCCGACGTGCTGGCCGCGCAGATGCCGCTCTCCCCGCCGTTGTACCCGGACGGCGAGCTGACCGACGAGCCGGAGGCCAAGATGGTTTCCGAGCTGATCCGCGAGGCCGCGCTGGAGGGCGTGCGCGACGAGCTTCCGCACTCGCTGGCCGTGGTTGTCGAGGAAATGGTCCCGCGCGAGGGACGCCCGGAGGACAACCCGCTGCTGGACGTGCGCGTGAACCTCTACGTGGAGCGTTCCAGCCAGAAGGCCATCATCATCGGCAAGGGCGGCGCGCGCCTGCGCGACGTCGGCACCCGCTCGCGCAAGGGCATCGAGGCGCTCCTAGGCACCAAGGTGTACCTGGACCTGCACGTGAAGATCGCCAAGGAATGGCAGCGCGATCCCAAGCAGCTGGGCAAGCTCGGCTTCTAG
- a CDS encoding DUF3043 domain-containing protein, with the protein MFGRKKDQAASVEAPTEETIKPTGKNAPTPKRKAQEASRQRPLVPTDRKVAREAERAQRLEAQNRMRLANETGDERYMAVRDRGDQKRFARDFVDRRFMVGEYLMFAVFGFLIISLTMSKFLQVQVYVTFALWILVALVVIDSFIMSRGLKKGLVARYGTVERGVVWYGVMRGMQFRKLRLPKPQVRRGDDPR; encoded by the coding sequence GTGTTTGGACGCAAGAAAGATCAGGCAGCTTCCGTAGAAGCGCCCACAGAAGAGACCATCAAGCCCACCGGCAAAAATGCCCCGACTCCCAAGCGTAAGGCCCAGGAAGCAAGCCGCCAGCGGCCATTGGTTCCCACCGACCGCAAGGTTGCGCGTGAAGCAGAGCGCGCCCAGCGCCTCGAAGCGCAGAACCGCATGCGTCTGGCCAATGAAACCGGTGACGAGCGCTACATGGCGGTGCGGGACCGCGGCGACCAAAAGCGCTTCGCCCGCGACTTCGTGGACCGCCGCTTCATGGTCGGCGAATACCTCATGTTCGCCGTCTTCGGCTTCCTGATCATCTCGCTGACCATGTCAAAGTTCCTGCAGGTTCAGGTGTACGTGACCTTTGCGCTGTGGATCCTTGTCGCTTTGGTGGTCATCGACTCGTTCATCATGTCCCGCGGACTGAAGAAGGGCCTCGTTGCCCGCTACGGCACCGTCGAACGCGGCGTTGTCTGGTACGGCGTCATGCGCGGCATGCAGTTCCGCAAGCTGCGCCTGCCCAAGCCCCAGGTACGCCGCGGAGACGACCCGCGCTAA
- a CDS encoding quinone-dependent dihydroorotate dehydrogenase, giving the protein MRIYPTIFRVLFSGMDPEKAHHFAFNAIRLTEKVGLSSVARMICSPDSSLRRTVMGIDFPSPFGLAAGFDKEGAGIGSLADLGFGHVEVGTITGAAQPGNEQPRLFRLVEDKAVINRMGFNNDGAHAVAPRTRAARMLLNRRFGAHRPVIGINIGKTKVVELEDAVEDYLISTRELAPHADYLVVNVSSPNTPGLRLLQSVESLRPLLSAVGAEADRVAGRHIPLLVKIAPDLTNEDIADVATLAQELKLDGIIATNTTISREGLTSDAFKVAEIGAGGLSGAPLKARSLEVLKVLRAKVPASMAIISVGGVTTGEDVIERLQAGADLVQGYTAFLYEGPLWARSINKTLAKAAANGVSLRN; this is encoded by the coding sequence ATGCGCATCTATCCCACGATTTTCCGTGTGCTTTTCTCGGGCATGGACCCCGAAAAGGCCCACCACTTTGCCTTTAACGCCATCCGACTTACCGAAAAGGTCGGGCTTTCGAGCGTCGCCCGCATGATTTGTTCCCCGGATTCCTCGTTGCGCCGCACCGTCATGGGCATCGATTTCCCGTCGCCTTTCGGCCTGGCCGCGGGCTTCGACAAGGAAGGTGCCGGAATCGGTTCCCTCGCCGACCTGGGCTTCGGCCACGTGGAGGTCGGAACGATCACCGGTGCCGCCCAGCCCGGCAACGAACAGCCCCGCCTCTTCCGCCTGGTTGAAGACAAGGCAGTCATCAACCGCATGGGCTTCAACAACGACGGTGCCCATGCAGTGGCCCCGCGAACCCGCGCCGCCCGCATGTTGCTGAACCGCCGCTTCGGTGCCCACCGCCCGGTCATCGGCATCAACATCGGCAAGACCAAGGTCGTGGAGCTCGAGGACGCCGTTGAGGACTACCTGATCTCAACCCGCGAGCTCGCCCCGCACGCCGACTACCTGGTGGTCAACGTGTCGTCGCCGAACACCCCCGGCTTGCGCCTGCTGCAGAGCGTTGAGTCGCTGCGCCCGTTGCTCAGTGCCGTCGGCGCCGAGGCCGACCGCGTGGCGGGGCGCCACATCCCGCTGCTCGTGAAGATCGCGCCCGACCTGACCAACGAGGACATCGCGGATGTCGCAACGCTGGCCCAGGAGCTGAAGCTCGACGGCATCATCGCGACCAACACCACGATCTCGCGCGAGGGATTGACCTCCGATGCGTTCAAGGTCGCGGAAATCGGTGCCGGCGGATTGAGCGGAGCACCCTTGAAGGCCCGCTCGCTGGAGGTCCTGAAGGTATTGCGCGCCAAGGTGCCTGCCAGCATGGCGATCATTTCCGTCGGTGGCGTCACCACCGGCGAAGACGTCATCGAACGCCTGCAGGCGGGTGCGGACCTGGTGCAGGGTTACACCGCGTTCCTCTATGAGGGACCGCTGTGGGCTCGCAGCATCAACAAGACCCTGGCCAAGGCCGCAGCCAATGGGGTCAGCCTGCGCAACTAG